One region of Pseudomonas sp. B21-040 genomic DNA includes:
- the choV gene encoding choline ABC transporter ATP-binding protein yields the protein MSIIRFEDVDVIFSKDPREALKLLDQGMTRDQILKKTGQIVGVEKASLDIEKGEICVLMGLSGSGKSSLLRCINGLNTVSRGKLFVEHEGKQIDIASCTPAELKMMRTKRIAMVFQKFALMPWLTVRENISFGLEMQGRPEKERRKLVDDKLELVGLTQWRNKKPDELSGGMQQRVGLARALAMDADILLMDEPFSALDPLIRQGLQDELLELQRKLHKTIVFVSHDLDEALKLGSRIAIMKDGRIIQYSKPEEIVLNPADDYVRTFVAHTNPLNVLCGRSLMRTLDNCKRINGSVCLDPGGDSWLDLAEGNTIKGARQNGANLDLQNWIPGQAVEGLERRPTLVDSNIGMRDALQIRYQTGNKLVLHDNNKVVGILGDSELYHALLGKNLG from the coding sequence ATGAGCATTATTCGCTTTGAAGACGTCGACGTAATCTTCTCCAAAGACCCGCGCGAGGCGCTCAAGCTTCTCGACCAAGGCATGACCCGCGACCAGATCCTGAAAAAGACCGGGCAGATCGTCGGCGTTGAAAAAGCCAGCCTGGACATCGAGAAAGGCGAAATCTGCGTGCTGATGGGCCTGTCCGGGTCCGGCAAATCCAGCCTGCTGCGTTGCATCAACGGCCTCAACACCGTCAGCCGTGGCAAGTTGTTCGTCGAGCACGAAGGCAAGCAGATCGACATTGCTTCCTGCACCCCGGCAGAACTGAAAATGATGCGCACCAAGCGCATTGCGATGGTGTTCCAGAAATTCGCCCTGATGCCTTGGCTGACAGTGCGCGAGAACATCAGTTTCGGTCTGGAAATGCAGGGTCGCCCGGAGAAAGAACGCCGCAAACTGGTAGACGACAAGCTGGAGCTGGTGGGCCTGACCCAATGGCGCAACAAGAAACCCGACGAGCTCTCCGGCGGTATGCAGCAACGTGTCGGCCTGGCCCGCGCCTTGGCGATGGACGCTGACATTCTGTTGATGGACGAACCGTTCTCGGCACTCGACCCGCTTATCCGCCAGGGCCTGCAAGACGAACTGCTGGAACTGCAACGCAAGTTGCACAAGACCATCGTGTTCGTGAGTCACGACCTCGATGAAGCGCTCAAGCTCGGCAGCCGTATTGCAATCATGAAAGACGGCCGGATCATCCAGTACAGCAAGCCCGAAGAGATCGTGTTGAACCCGGCGGACGATTACGTGCGCACGTTCGTGGCCCACACCAATCCGCTCAACGTGTTGTGCGGTCGCAGCCTGATGCGCACGCTGGACAACTGCAAGCGCATCAACGGTTCGGTGTGCCTGGATCCGGGTGGCGATTCGTGGCTGGACCTGGCTGAAGGCAACACCATCAAGGGCGCTCGCCAGAACGGCGCGAACCTTGACCTGCAAAACTGGATTCCAGGGCAAGCGGTAGAAGGCTTGGAGCGTCGGCCGACGCTGGTGGACTCGAACATCGGCATGCGCGATGCGCTGCAGATTCGCTACCAGACCGGCAACAAGCTGGTGCTGCATGACAACAACAAAGTGGTCGGGATTCTGGGTGACAGCGAGCTGTATCACGCGTTGCTCGGCAAGAACCTGGGATAA